The proteins below are encoded in one region of Desulfosalsimonas propionicica:
- a CDS encoding 4Fe-4S dicluster domain-containing protein, with amino-acid sequence MKSYTDKIKEIAKRLLKEDKVDMVIGYRKGTVPLMHQPFFATSEGEVDSFVWDSNCGLNLANYITDRKERIGIVATGCNSRNIAVHVVEGKIQRDQLYIIGVPCQGMVDRHKLAAMAEGNIASVEEDEDKGTITISGQGFSKSVDKAEVLQENCSICVHRNPVLYDELVADEVTEQTREQADPYARVREIEAMSPDDKWAYFDDLLSDCIRCYACRNACPLCYCPQCFVDESNPQWVGKSVDPTDIRTFHLLRAYHCAGRCTDCGACVRSCPVGINVRDFTKKLEKDCLELYGWEAGLNTEQRPPLDTYKPEDPEDFIK; translated from the coding sequence ATGAAATCGTATACAGATAAAATCAAAGAGATCGCAAAACGCCTTCTCAAGGAAGACAAGGTCGACATGGTCATCGGCTATCGAAAGGGCACTGTCCCCCTGATGCATCAGCCCTTTTTTGCCACCAGCGAAGGCGAAGTCGACAGCTTTGTATGGGACAGCAATTGTGGACTCAACCTGGCCAACTATATTACAGACCGCAAAGAGCGCATCGGCATTGTGGCCACCGGCTGCAACTCCCGAAACATCGCTGTCCATGTCGTTGAAGGCAAAATCCAGCGCGATCAGCTCTATATCATCGGGGTTCCCTGCCAGGGCATGGTGGATCGCCACAAACTGGCCGCCATGGCAGAAGGAAATATCGCTTCCGTGGAAGAAGATGAAGACAAGGGCACCATTACGATTTCCGGCCAGGGATTTTCAAAAAGTGTAGACAAAGCAGAGGTGCTCCAGGAAAACTGCTCCATCTGCGTGCACAGAAACCCTGTGCTCTACGATGAACTGGTGGCCGATGAAGTCACTGAGCAAACCCGGGAACAGGCCGACCCCTATGCCCGGGTCCGGGAAATCGAGGCCATGAGCCCGGACGATAAATGGGCTTATTTTGATGACCTGCTTTCAGACTGCATCCGCTGCTACGCATGCCGCAATGCATGCCCCCTGTGTTACTGCCCCCAGTGCTTTGTGGATGAGTCCAACCCCCAGTGGGTGGGCAAAAGCGTGGATCCCACCGACATTCGCACATTTCACCTTCTGCGGGCTTATCATTGTGCAGGCCGTTGCACGGATTGCGGCGCATGCGTGCGCTCCTGTCCGGTGGGTATCAATGTCCGGGATTTTACCAAAAAACTGGAAAAAGACTGTCTGGAACTCTATGGATGGGAAGCCGGGCTCAATACTGAGCAGCGGCCGCCCCTGGATACCTACAAACCCGAGGATCCCGAAGATTTCATCAAGTAA
- a CDS encoding FAD-dependent oxidoreductase, whose product MITFKLNGQTVQGEEGQYIIQVAENHGVYIPTLCAHKALEPAGMCRLCTVELFDGRRTKFVTACNYPIWEGMEVQTDTETVHEGRKLIVEMLMARCADVPVIRELAEKYGIDKPRFEQEHETCILCGLCTRICERMGNNAITLTDRGLDLKVDTPFHVQTDICQACGACAFMCPTGHITLDKINELITANKPQIIKSEYDVGLRGRKPIYVPYPQAVPNTPVIDRDVCMHFKTGGCQICSDICPVNAIDHSMEDETIELEVGSVILAPGFEPFDPSTLDFYNYDHPNVITSMEMERMLSASGPTGGHLIRLSDHQEPKKIAWLQCVGSRDMNRCNNAYCSSVCCMYAIKEAVIAKEHAGDALDCSIFYMDMRTPGKDFEKFYESAKNNSGVNFVRSRVHTINPVADSDELELRYVSDNGEILTDQFDLVVLSIGLQIPPELVEMSRDLGIELSPGNFCETNTFTPVATSREGIFACGAFQGPKDIPQSVIDSSAAASAAAEILSDSRNTRTKEKEIVPERNVGGERPRIGVFVCRCGINIAGVVDVPAVVEYASTLPFVEYVDDNLFSCSQDTQENMAAIIEEKGLNRIVVAACTPKTHEPLFQETLTDAGLNKYLFEMTNIRNQDSWVHKNNPALATEKARDLVRMAVAKVARMEPLKESELSVNPAAMVVGGGISGMAAAKSLADQGIETHLVEQTDHLGGQAVNLYHTAKGESVAENLENLISQVKGHDKIKLHLNTRIQNVDGFVGNFKTIMLENDQEVELEHGAAVLATGAAPYEPTEYAYGQDQRILTSLELDRKFQKEDPGLEKINSAAFIQCVGSREPGRMYCSRVCCTHSIENAIELKKRNPEMNVYILYRDIRTYGEKEYLYKQARQLGVIFIRFSLEDKPSVEVKDDSIAITVTDHILNRPVELNVDLLTLATAIIPCKDEELANFFKVPMNEDGFFIERHAKLGPAEFATDGVFLCGMAHYPKPIDESIAQAKAAVARAITLLSRQYIYSSGTIAEVDPVNCAACGVCVAVCPYSAPSFAEEGRFAGKAQINPALCKGCGLCVASCRSGAIHLKGFDTDQIMYQIFEMDEAI is encoded by the coding sequence ATGATTACTTTCAAGCTGAACGGGCAGACGGTTCAAGGCGAGGAAGGCCAATATATTATCCAGGTAGCCGAGAACCACGGGGTCTACATTCCCACGCTCTGCGCCCACAAAGCCCTTGAGCCTGCGGGCATGTGCCGGCTCTGTACGGTGGAACTCTTTGACGGCCGCAGGACCAAATTTGTTACAGCCTGCAACTATCCCATCTGGGAGGGCATGGAGGTCCAGACAGACACGGAGACCGTGCATGAAGGGCGCAAGCTTATTGTTGAAATGCTCATGGCAAGGTGCGCCGACGTCCCGGTGATCCGGGAACTGGCTGAGAAATACGGCATTGATAAGCCCAGATTCGAGCAGGAGCACGAAACCTGCATTCTTTGCGGGCTGTGTACCCGGATCTGTGAAAGAATGGGCAACAACGCTATTACCCTTACGGACAGAGGTCTGGACCTAAAGGTTGACACCCCGTTTCACGTGCAAACCGATATCTGCCAGGCATGCGGTGCCTGCGCATTTATGTGCCCCACCGGCCATATCACCCTGGATAAAATCAATGAGCTGATCACGGCAAACAAGCCGCAAATCATCAAATCCGAATATGATGTGGGACTCAGGGGCCGCAAACCCATCTACGTGCCCTATCCCCAGGCTGTGCCCAATACCCCGGTCATTGACCGGGATGTGTGCATGCATTTTAAGACCGGCGGCTGCCAGATTTGCTCGGACATCTGTCCGGTCAACGCTATTGACCATTCCATGGAGGACGAAACCATTGAGCTTGAAGTGGGCTCTGTTATACTGGCGCCCGGGTTTGAGCCGTTTGATCCGTCCACCCTGGATTTTTACAATTACGATCACCCCAACGTGATCACCTCCATGGAAATGGAGCGGATGCTGTCTGCATCCGGACCCACGGGCGGGCACCTGATCCGCCTGTCCGACCACCAGGAACCCAAAAAAATCGCCTGGCTTCAGTGCGTCGGATCCAGGGACATGAACCGCTGCAACAATGCCTATTGTTCATCGGTTTGCTGCATGTATGCCATTAAAGAAGCGGTTATCGCCAAGGAACATGCCGGCGACGCCCTGGACTGTTCGATTTTCTACATGGACATGCGCACCCCTGGAAAGGACTTTGAAAAGTTCTATGAGAGCGCCAAAAACAACAGCGGGGTCAATTTCGTGCGCAGCCGGGTGCATACCATTAATCCGGTTGCCGATTCAGACGAACTTGAACTGCGATATGTCTCGGATAACGGCGAGATCCTGACTGACCAATTTGACCTGGTGGTACTTTCCATTGGCCTGCAGATTCCGCCCGAACTCGTGGAAATGTCCAGAGACCTGGGAATCGAACTTTCGCCTGGCAATTTCTGTGAAACCAATACCTTCACCCCGGTGGCCACCTCCAGGGAGGGCATATTTGCCTGCGGCGCCTTCCAGGGACCCAAGGACATTCCCCAGTCGGTCATTGATTCCAGCGCCGCAGCCTCTGCAGCCGCTGAAATCCTGTCCGATTCCCGCAATACGCGGACCAAAGAAAAAGAAATTGTCCCGGAGCGCAACGTGGGCGGGGAACGGCCCAGAATCGGCGTGTTTGTCTGCCGGTGCGGCATCAATATCGCCGGGGTTGTGGATGTCCCGGCAGTTGTGGAATACGCCAGTACCCTGCCCTTTGTGGAATATGTGGATGACAACCTGTTTTCCTGCTCCCAGGACACCCAGGAAAACATGGCCGCGATTATCGAGGAAAAAGGGCTAAACCGAATTGTGGTGGCCGCCTGCACCCCCAAGACGCACGAGCCCCTGTTCCAGGAAACACTGACCGATGCCGGGCTCAATAAATACCTTTTTGAAATGACCAATATCCGCAACCAGGATTCCTGGGTGCACAAAAACAACCCGGCCCTGGCCACGGAAAAGGCCCGGGACCTGGTGCGCATGGCCGTGGCCAAGGTCGCCCGGATGGAGCCGTTAAAGGAATCCGAGCTATCGGTCAATCCGGCCGCAATGGTTGTGGGCGGCGGCATTTCCGGCATGGCAGCCGCCAAAAGCCTGGCTGATCAGGGAATTGAAACCCATCTGGTGGAACAGACCGACCATCTCGGGGGCCAGGCGGTAAACCTCTATCACACGGCCAAGGGAGAATCCGTTGCCGAAAACCTGGAAAACCTCATTTCCCAGGTCAAGGGCCATGACAAGATCAAACTTCACTTAAATACCCGGATTCAGAACGTGGATGGTTTTGTGGGCAATTTCAAAACCATCATGCTTGAAAACGACCAGGAAGTGGAACTCGAGCACGGGGCTGCTGTTCTTGCCACGGGTGCAGCTCCCTATGAGCCCACGGAATACGCATATGGTCAGGATCAAAGGATTCTTACCAGCCTGGAACTGGACAGAAAGTTTCAAAAAGAGGATCCGGGCCTTGAAAAAATCAACAGCGCTGCTTTTATCCAATGCGTTGGATCAAGGGAGCCGGGCCGCATGTACTGCTCCCGGGTCTGCTGCACCCATTCCATTGAAAACGCCATAGAGCTCAAAAAGCGCAACCCGGAAATGAACGTCTATATCCTGTACCGGGATATCCGCACCTACGGGGAAAAGGAATACCTCTACAAGCAGGCGCGCCAGCTGGGCGTGATTTTCATCCGCTTTTCCCTGGAGGACAAGCCGTCTGTCGAGGTCAAAGATGACAGCATTGCCATTACCGTCACTGACCACATCTTAAACCGGCCGGTTGAGCTCAACGTGGACCTGCTGACCCTGGCAACGGCCATTATCCCGTGCAAGGATGAAGAACTGGCCAACTTTTTTAAGGTGCCCATGAATGAAGACGGATTTTTCATTGAGCGCCACGCCAAGCTGGGCCCGGCAGAATTTGCCACAGACGGCGTGTTTCTCTGCGGTATGGCCCATTATCCCAAGCCGATTGACGAATCCATCGCCCAGGCAAAGGCAGCCGTGGCCAGGGCCATCACACTGCTGTCCCGGCAATACATTTACAGCAGCGGTACCATTGCCGAAGTGGATCCTGTCAATTGTGCGGCATGCGGCGTTTGCGTAGCTGTCTGCCCGTATTCAGCCCCGTCTTTTGCCGAGGAAGGCCGGTTTGCCGGCAAGGCGCAAATCAATCCGGCACTTTGCAAGGGCTGCGGGCTCTGCGTGGCATCATGCCGCTCAGGTGCCATTCATCTCAAGGGATTTGACACGGACCAAATCATGTACCAGATCTTTGAAATGGACGAAGCAATATAA
- a CDS encoding hydrogenase iron-sulfur subunit gives MADKEPKILSFLCNWCSYGAADLAGVSRMEYPSNIRVIRIPCTGRMSPKFILAALRQGADAVWVSGUHPGECHYLEGNYYARRKFALMKNLLEHMGVEPERLHFSWISSAESTKFVDVATKVTESVKSLENKEKKFVKTKPKVA, from the coding sequence ATGGCTGACAAGGAACCGAAAATCTTAAGTTTTCTATGCAACTGGTGCAGCTATGGCGCAGCCGATCTGGCGGGCGTCAGCCGGATGGAATATCCGAGCAATATACGCGTAATCCGTATCCCCTGCACCGGCCGCATGAGTCCAAAATTCATTTTGGCCGCTCTGCGCCAGGGCGCTGATGCGGTCTGGGTATCCGGGTGACATCCGGGTGAATGCCATTACCTGGAAGGTAATTACTACGCTCGAAGAAAATTCGCCCTTATGAAAAACCTGCTGGAGCACATGGGTGTTGAGCCCGAACGGCTGCATTTTTCCTGGATTTCCTCAGCCGAATCCACCAAATTCGTGGATGTGGCCACCAAGGTCACAGAATCGGTCAAATCCCTGGAAAACAAGGAAAAGAAATTTGTTAAAACCAAACCGAAGGTTGCATAG